One region of Flavobacterium pisciphilum genomic DNA includes:
- a CDS encoding AAA family ATPase, giving the protein MQKEIIVIIGGPGTGKSTIIDGLVADGYCCYPEISRQVTLEAQKEGIEQLFLEKPLLFSQKLLEGRIKQFENAQKEPAEVVFIDRGIPDVVAYMDYIGDNYPEHFKEACEVCKYSKIFLLPPWEEIYKSDGERYENFEQAETIYNHLVETYKKYDYELIEVPKDTVTNRILYILDKI; this is encoded by the coding sequence GTGCAAAAAGAAATTATTGTTATTATTGGTGGCCCAGGTACGGGAAAGTCTACAATTATTGATGGTTTAGTAGCCGATGGATATTGCTGTTATCCCGAAATTTCTAGACAAGTAACCCTTGAGGCTCAAAAAGAAGGAATCGAACAACTGTTTCTTGAAAAGCCCTTGTTATTTAGTCAAAAACTATTAGAAGGACGGATAAAACAATTCGAAAACGCTCAAAAAGAGCCTGCTGAAGTAGTATTTATTGACCGAGGAATTCCTGATGTTGTAGCTTATATGGACTATATAGGAGACAATTACCCTGAGCACTTTAAAGAAGCTTGTGAGGTTTGCAAATATTCTAAAATTTTTCTGCTTCCACCTTGGGAAGAAATCTACAAGAGTGACGGTGAACGTTACGAAAATTTTGAGCAAGCAGAAACCATATACAACCATTTAGTAGAAACGTATAAAAAATACGACTATGAACTAATTGAAGTTCCAAAAGACACTGTGACTAACCGAATTCTTTATATCTTAGATAAAATTTAG
- a CDS encoding RecQ family ATP-dependent DNA helicase codes for MQEALAILQKYWKHDSFRPLQNEIIDSVLNGQDTFALLPTGGGKSICFQVPSMMKEGICLVISPLVALMKDQVANLQKRDIKAIALTGGIHTEEIINLLDNCQFGNYKFLYLSPERLQSDWILDRVKNLPINFIAIDEAHCVSQWGHDFRPAYLKISELKKFFPKIPFLALTATATPRVIEDIKTELGLKDTKFFQQSFARENIAYMVFEVEDKLYRTEQILRKNPQPSIIYVRNRKSCLTISAQLESLGFKATYYHGGLSTKEKDKNMQLWMSENAQVIVATNAFGMGIDKPNVKTVIHTQLPENIENYYQESGRAGRNGEKSFSILLTSASDTANAENQFIQTLADKNFLKTMYVKLCNYFQIAYGEGIDEEFSFNLNRFCHKYDFPTLKTYNALQFLDRQAIITLSQGFSEKITMQFLIETKEVIRYVSLNPNDEEIILAILRTYPGIYEMKTPFNLQLIAKKSSSTEAQVHAVLQKLKEKEIIEYNSKNNDASILFNEIREDDLTINRVSKYLEKQNNLKKDQLKSVLDYVNEKGTCKSKLILDYFGEKITTDCGICSYCITKKVKKPNNSIAQDILDLLKTEELSSRDIQTRTNNTADDVVHALQELLEDNYIIIKPNNKYTLKS; via the coding sequence ATGCAAGAAGCATTAGCCATTCTTCAAAAATACTGGAAACACGATAGTTTCCGACCTTTACAAAACGAAATCATTGATTCGGTTTTAAATGGTCAAGATACTTTTGCTTTATTGCCAACTGGTGGTGGGAAATCGATTTGTTTTCAAGTACCATCAATGATGAAGGAGGGAATTTGCCTTGTAATTTCTCCTTTGGTTGCCTTAATGAAAGATCAGGTTGCCAATTTGCAAAAACGCGATATTAAAGCAATTGCCCTTACTGGTGGAATTCATACTGAAGAAATCATAAATCTTCTAGACAATTGCCAGTTTGGAAATTATAAATTTTTATACCTATCTCCTGAACGACTTCAATCGGACTGGATTCTTGACCGCGTAAAAAACTTACCTATAAATTTTATTGCCATAGATGAGGCGCATTGTGTATCGCAATGGGGACATGACTTTCGTCCTGCTTATCTTAAAATTTCAGAACTAAAGAAATTTTTTCCTAAGATTCCTTTTCTTGCATTGACTGCTACAGCAACTCCAAGAGTTATTGAAGACATCAAAACCGAATTGGGATTAAAAGACACTAAATTTTTCCAACAATCATTTGCCCGAGAAAACATTGCTTACATGGTCTTTGAAGTCGAAGACAAACTATACAGAACTGAACAGATTTTGAGAAAAAATCCGCAACCTTCTATTATATATGTACGCAATCGAAAATCTTGTTTAACAATTTCAGCTCAATTAGAATCTTTAGGTTTTAAAGCTACCTATTATCACGGTGGTCTTTCGACTAAAGAAAAAGATAAAAACATGCAATTGTGGATGAGTGAAAACGCTCAAGTTATTGTTGCTACAAATGCGTTTGGAATGGGAATTGACAAACCGAACGTAAAAACTGTAATTCACACTCAATTACCTGAGAATATAGAAAATTACTATCAGGAATCTGGTCGCGCAGGACGTAATGGTGAAAAATCTTTTTCTATTCTGCTCACTAGCGCATCTGATACTGCTAATGCTGAAAATCAGTTTATACAAACTTTGGCCGACAAAAATTTTTTGAAGACCATGTATGTCAAACTTTGCAATTATTTCCAGATTGCCTACGGCGAAGGAATCGATGAGGAGTTCTCTTTTAACCTGAATCGCTTTTGTCATAAATACGACTTCCCTACTTTAAAAACATACAACGCATTACAATTTTTAGACAGGCAAGCCATCATTACTTTATCTCAAGGCTTTTCGGAAAAAATCACCATGCAATTCCTGATTGAAACTAAAGAAGTTATTCGATATGTAAGTCTAAATCCAAATGATGAGGAAATCATTCTTGCTATTTTACGTACTTATCCAGGAATTTACGAGATGAAGACCCCATTCAACCTTCAACTCATTGCAAAAAAATCAAGTAGTACAGAAGCACAAGTTCATGCTGTTTTACAAAAACTAAAAGAAAAAGAGATTATTGAGTATAATAGTAAGAACAATGATGCCTCAATATTATTTAACGAAATTCGTGAAGACGACCTCACAATTAATAGAGTTTCAAAGTATCTAGAAAAACAAAACAATCTAAAGAAAGACCAATTGAAATCGGTTTTGGATTATGTAAATGAAAAGGGCACATGCAAAAGCAAGCTGATTCTAGATTATTTTGGAGAAAAAATAACTACTGACTGTGGTATTTGTTCGTATTGTATTACCAAGAAAGTCAAAAAACCGAACAACTCTATCGCACAAGACATTCTAGATTTATTAAAAACTGAAGAACTAAGCTCTAGAGATATTCAGACACGAACTAATAATACTGCTGATGATGTCGTTCATGCACTACAGGAGTTACTAGAAGATAATTACATTATAATAAAACCGAATAATAAATACACTTTAAAATCATAA
- the fmt gene encoding methionyl-tRNA formyltransferase, whose product MEKLRIIFMGTPEFAVGILDTIIKNNYNVVGVITAADKPAGRGQKIKYSAVKEYALANSLPLLQPTNLKDEAFLAELKTLNANLQIVVAFRMLPKVVWEMPSLGTFNLHASLLPNYRGAAPINWAIINGETKTGVTTFFIDDKIDTGAMILSSEIEIEPTENAGQLHDRLMHLGSETVIETLQAIEAGNVTTIIQEESAEIKTAYKLNKENCKIDWTKPASTINDLIRGLSPYPAAWSFLKDQSDELSIKIYEAKPILEAHNLPIGSLISTKKEIKIAVNDGYIQLLSLQLPGKKRMTVAELLNGITFSDNAKVY is encoded by the coding sequence ATGGAAAAATTAAGAATCATATTTATGGGGACTCCCGAATTTGCAGTTGGAATTCTGGATACTATAATAAAGAACAATTATAATGTTGTAGGTGTTATTACTGCAGCAGACAAACCCGCTGGTCGTGGTCAAAAAATAAAATATTCGGCTGTAAAGGAATATGCATTGGCTAATAGTCTTCCTTTATTACAACCAACCAATTTAAAAGACGAAGCTTTTTTAGCTGAATTGAAAACCTTGAATGCCAATTTACAAATTGTAGTGGCTTTTAGAATGCTACCTAAAGTGGTATGGGAAATGCCATCCCTAGGAACTTTTAATCTTCATGCTTCTCTACTTCCTAATTACCGTGGTGCAGCACCAATTAACTGGGCTATAATAAATGGAGAAACCAAAACGGGTGTTACTACCTTTTTTATAGATGACAAGATCGATACTGGAGCAATGATCCTTAGTTCTGAAATAGAAATAGAGCCTACTGAAAACGCTGGACAGCTACACGACCGATTAATGCATTTAGGAAGCGAAACCGTTATTGAAACTTTACAAGCAATTGAAGCTGGAAATGTAACTACAATAATTCAGGAAGAATCTGCTGAAATCAAAACTGCATACAAGTTAAATAAAGAGAATTGCAAAATAGATTGGACAAAACCAGCATCAACAATTAATGATTTGATAAGAGGCTTGAGCCCTTATCCTGCTGCTTGGAGTTTCTTAAAAGATCAAAGTGATGAATTAAGCATCAAAATATACGAAGCAAAACCAATTTTGGAAGCACACAACCTCCCTATTGGCAGCTTAATTAGCACCAAAAAAGAGATTAAAATTGCGGTTAATGATGGTTATATTCAATTATTGAGTTTGCAATTGCCAGGTAAAAAAAGAATGACTGTTGCAGAATTGCTAAATGGAATCACTTTTTCTGACAACGCAAAAGTCTACTAA
- a CDS encoding HU family DNA-binding protein, which translates to MNKSELIDAIAADAGITKAAAKLALESFLGNVGATLKKGGRVSLVGFGSWSVSARAARDGRNPQTGKTIQIAAKNVVKFKAGAELESAVN; encoded by the coding sequence ATGAACAAATCAGAATTAATCGATGCTATTGCTGCTGATGCAGGAATTACAAAAGCTGCGGCAAAATTAGCTTTAGAATCATTTTTAGGAAACGTAGGTGCAACTTTGAAAAAAGGTGGAAGAGTATCATTGGTAGGTTTTGGATCATGGTCAGTTTCAGCTAGAGCGGCTAGAGATGGTAGAAACCCTCAAACTGGAAAAACTATTCAAATCGCTGCTAAGAATGTTGTGAAATTTAAAGCAGGTGCTGAATTAGAAAGT